Proteins from a single region of Chitinibacter bivalviorum:
- the lpxK gene encoding tetraacyldisaccharide 4'-kinase — protein sequence MNLESLIHRIWYRRSPSIGAILLWPLSLVFAALAAVNRLLFQFGLKKSARLPVPVVVVGNITVGGTGKTPLTIALARRLSELGWRVGIISRGYGRQGDDGAARTVALDSLPQDVGDEPLLMRRALADLNVPVFVARRRAEAGRALLAANSKVNLIICDDGLQHYALVRDFEICVIDAARGLGNGLRLPAGPLREGKSRLNTVNAVVLNGVLPSNQEGYLSTGQYRGEYPSLHQMRLAAQSCYRLNDPSQTRHASDFAAPLQAVVGIGNPQRFFNTLAELGFRYSEHVFPDHHAFTLADLPPSGEIILTEKDAVKIAALLPPIGTDNATDAAWSDRIWVLPVKAVISPDLAQRIDLHFDSFERKR from the coding sequence TCGCTGGTTTTTGCTGCGCTGGCGGCGGTGAATCGGCTGTTGTTCCAGTTCGGGTTGAAAAAGTCGGCGCGTTTGCCTGTGCCGGTGGTCGTGGTGGGCAATATCACGGTGGGCGGTACGGGAAAAACGCCTCTGACGATCGCGCTGGCGCGGCGTTTGAGTGAGTTGGGTTGGCGTGTCGGGATTATTTCGCGCGGTTACGGGCGGCAGGGTGATGATGGCGCAGCTCGCACGGTGGCGCTGGATAGTTTGCCTCAGGATGTGGGCGACGAGCCGTTGTTGATGCGCCGTGCGTTGGCGGATTTGAATGTCCCTGTCTTTGTCGCGCGCCGACGTGCCGAGGCGGGTCGGGCGCTGTTGGCGGCCAATTCCAAGGTGAATCTGATCATCTGTGATGACGGTTTGCAGCATTACGCGTTGGTGCGTGATTTTGAAATCTGCGTGATTGATGCGGCGCGTGGGCTGGGCAATGGCTTGCGTTTACCCGCAGGCCCATTGCGCGAAGGTAAATCAAGATTAAACACCGTTAATGCCGTCGTTTTAAATGGGGTATTACCTTCAAATCAAGAAGGCTACTTATCTACAGGGCAATACAGAGGTGAGTATCCGTCGCTGCATCAAATGCGTTTAGCCGCCCAAAGCTGCTATCGCCTCAATGACCCTAGTCAAACTCGCCACGCCAGCGATTTTGCCGCGCCTCTGCAGGCCGTGGTGGGGATCGGCAACCCGCAGCGCTTTTTCAATACCTTGGCAGAATTGGGCTTTCGCTATTCCGAGCATGTTTTTCCTGATCATCACGCCTTTACACTGGCCGATTTGCCGCCCAGCGGTGAGATTATTCTGACCGAAAAAGACGCGGTGAAAATTGCCGCATTGCTGCCCCCGATCGGTACGGACAACGCCACCGATGCCGCGTGGAGTGATAGAATCTGGGTTTTGCCCGTCAAAGCGGTGATTTCGCCCGATTTGGCGCAGCGCATCGATCTGCATTTCGACTCATTTGAAAGAAAAAGGTAA
- a CDS encoding Trm112 family protein, with amino-acid sequence MDAKLLEILVCPVCKGPLVFNKAAQELICKADRLAFGIKDGIPVMLESEARQLAADEEI; translated from the coding sequence ATGGACGCCAAATTGCTTGAGATTTTAGTCTGCCCAGTTTGCAAAGGCCCCTTGGTGTTCAATAAGGCCGCGCAAGAGCTGATCTGCAAAGCAGATCGTTTGGCATTTGGCATTAAAGACGGCATTCCGGTGATGCTTGAATCTGAAGCGCGCCAGCTTGCCGCTGACGAAGAAATCTAA
- the kdsB gene encoding 3-deoxy-manno-octulosonate cytidylyltransferase, which produces MSFHVIIPARLKSTRLPNKPLADIGGKPMIVRVVEQALKTDAEAVMVACDDLAIQDAVALAGYACMLTSADHASGTDRLAEAVDRMALPDDAIVVNVQGDEPLIDPDLITAVAAHLASDTSLAMATASHKIDSAEDFFNPNVVKVVCNAQQQAMYFSRAPIPWDRDSFADDNSDEDWVLPAELDAQRHIGLYAYRAGFLRAYAKLSASRLEDIEKLEQLRVLWHGYKIGVYRAAQAPAAGVDTPEDLERVRAVWAQSK; this is translated from the coding sequence ATGAGCTTTCACGTCATCATTCCCGCGCGCTTAAAATCAACGCGCTTACCCAATAAACCGCTGGCCGATATTGGCGGCAAACCCATGATTGTGCGTGTCGTCGAGCAGGCGCTTAAAACCGATGCGGAAGCAGTGATGGTGGCGTGTGACGATCTGGCGATTCAGGACGCCGTGGCGTTGGCGGGTTATGCCTGCATGCTCACCAGCGCCGATCACGCATCGGGAACTGATCGATTGGCCGAAGCGGTTGATCGCATGGCTTTGCCGGATGACGCGATTGTGGTGAATGTGCAAGGTGACGAGCCTTTGATCGATCCCGATTTAATCACCGCCGTTGCGGCGCATTTGGCGAGTGATACGAGTCTGGCCATGGCGACGGCGAGTCACAAAATCGATAGCGCCGAAGACTTCTTTAACCCGAATGTGGTGAAAGTTGTTTGCAATGCACAACAACAAGCCATGTATTTTAGCCGCGCACCGATTCCGTGGGATCGCGACTCATTCGCCGATGACAATAGCGATGAAGACTGGGTATTGCCTGCTGAGCTAGATGCACAAAGACATATCGGGCTATACGCCTATAGAGCTGGCTTTTTACGTGCCTATGCCAAGCTGTCGGCCTCACGTTTGGAAGACATTGAAAAATTAGAGCAGCTGCGCGTTTTGTGGCATGGCTATAAAATTGGCGTCTATCGCGCTGCACAAGCACCGGCCGCAGGGGTGGATACACCCGAAGATTTAGAACGCGTACGGGCGGTGTGGGCGCAATCCAAATAA
- the adk gene encoding adenylate kinase produces MRLILLGAPGAGKGTQANYIREKFNIPQISTGDMLRAAVKAGTPLGLEAKAIMDAGGLVRDDIIIGLVKERIAQPDAANGFLFDGFPRTIPQAEAMIAAGVDIDYVVEIDVPDANIVDRMAGRRVHVASGRTYHVKYNPPKVEGKDDDTGEDLIQRDDDKEEVVLKRLGVYHEQTEVLVGFYGKMAASGAANAPKYIKIDGTQAVEAVRDETLKALGA; encoded by the coding sequence ATGCGATTAATCCTTCTGGGCGCACCAGGCGCTGGTAAAGGCACTCAAGCCAATTACATCCGCGAAAAATTCAATATTCCACAAATCTCGACTGGCGATATGCTGCGCGCGGCGGTCAAAGCTGGCACGCCGCTGGGCTTGGAAGCGAAAGCGATTATGGATGCGGGTGGTTTGGTGCGCGATGACATCATTATCGGCTTGGTGAAAGAGCGTATCGCTCAGCCAGATGCGGCCAATGGTTTCCTGTTTGACGGTTTCCCACGCACGATTCCACAAGCCGAAGCGATGATCGCTGCTGGCGTGGATATCGATTACGTGGTTGAAATCGACGTTCCTGATGCCAACATCGTTGACCGCATGGCGGGTCGCCGTGTGCACGTGGCTTCAGGCCGTACTTACCACGTGAAATACAATCCACCCAAAGTGGAAGGCAAAGACGACGACACCGGTGAAGATCTGATCCAGCGTGACGACGACAAAGAAGAAGTGGTACTGAAACGCCTTGGCGTTTACCACGAACAAACCGAAGTATTGGTGGGCTTCTACGGCAAAATGGCCGCTTCTGGCGCGGCCAACGCGCCTAAATACATCAAAATCGACGGCACACAAGCTGTTGAAGCCGTCCGCGATGAAACGCTGAAGGCTTTGGGCGCTTAA
- a CDS encoding BLUF domain-containing protein — MYLGLTYISHSKKMLTEDMRMQLMRECQVRNAHSNITGLLLYQQGFFLQYIEGEPHTVRSVYQHIQRDQRHEDIELISEEVLMERRFPHWTMFFRDYDFVYPHIRQDYGELTTLAKVVEALEEDPALQKTMFDFLKITHDQSA; from the coding sequence ATGTATCTAGGCCTGACTTATATTAGTCATTCGAAAAAAATGCTGACCGAAGACATGCGCATGCAGTTAATGCGCGAATGTCAGGTGCGCAATGCACATAGCAATATCACCGGTTTATTGCTCTATCAGCAGGGTTTTTTTCTGCAATACATCGAGGGTGAGCCCCATACTGTGCGTTCAGTCTATCAGCACATTCAGCGAGATCAGCGGCACGAGGATATTGAGCTGATCAGCGAGGAGGTATTGATGGAGCGGCGCTTTCCACATTGGACGATGTTCTTTCGCGATTACGATTTTGTCTATCCGCATATCCGGCAGGATTATGGTGAGCTCACCACCTTGGCCAAGGTGGTCGAAGCGCTGGAAGAAGATCCTGCCTTGCAAAAAACGATGTTTGATTTTCTGAAAATCACCCACGATCAAAGCGCATAG
- a CDS encoding 6-phosphofructokinase, translated as MPRNAIYAQSGGVTPVINASAAGLLLTARQYPQHIERFFAAKNGILGVLNEALIDTAVLSERELHQLKQTPSGAFGSCRHKLKTDAELKRLLAVFQAWDIGYFFYNGGGDSADTCLRVSELARAANYPLQAIHIPKTIDNDLPLTDCSPGFGSVAKYVATSVREAGLDVASMAASSTKVFVLEVMGRHAGWIAAASALASRQAGEPPHLILLPEVPFESERFITLVQDTVARYGYAVIVAAEGVKDTSGQFLSETGLRDAFGHAQLGGLAPTLVAQIKAATGFKCHWAVADYLQRAARHLASATDLAQAVAVGEAAAQLAVAGQSEVMITVERLSDKPYTWEIGAVPLAMVANVEKTMPPEFIDAQGFGITDLARRYLSPLIQGEAPPPFIDGLPDYGFWQWQLETPRLPRYSQEV; from the coding sequence ATGCCAAGAAATGCAATCTATGCGCAATCTGGGGGCGTTACGCCGGTGATTAATGCTTCAGCTGCGGGTTTGCTACTCACGGCAAGGCAATATCCCCAGCATATTGAGCGATTTTTCGCGGCAAAAAATGGCATTTTGGGCGTGCTCAATGAGGCGCTGATCGATACCGCTGTGCTGTCCGAGCGCGAACTGCATCAGCTCAAACAAACGCCCAGCGGCGCATTTGGCTCGTGCCGGCATAAGCTCAAAACCGACGCCGAGTTAAAGCGTTTGCTCGCGGTATTTCAGGCTTGGGATATTGGCTACTTTTTTTACAATGGTGGCGGCGACTCGGCCGATACTTGCTTGCGCGTGAGTGAATTGGCCCGCGCAGCGAATTATCCACTACAGGCAATTCATATTCCCAAAACCATTGATAACGATTTGCCGCTAACCGATTGCTCGCCCGGCTTTGGCTCGGTGGCCAAATATGTTGCCACCTCGGTGCGAGAGGCGGGATTGGATGTGGCTTCAATGGCGGCCAGCTCGACCAAAGTGTTTGTATTGGAAGTGATGGGGCGGCATGCGGGCTGGATCGCTGCGGCCAGTGCGCTGGCCAGCCGCCAAGCGGGTGAGCCCCCGCATTTGATTTTATTACCCGAAGTACCATTTGAGTCCGAGCGTTTTATTACACTAGTGCAAGATACCGTGGCGAGGTATGGCTATGCAGTGATTGTGGCTGCTGAAGGTGTGAAAGATACCTCGGGTCAATTTTTAAGTGAAACGGGTCTGCGCGATGCCTTTGGCCACGCCCAACTAGGTGGGCTAGCGCCGACCTTGGTGGCGCAAATCAAAGCGGCCACGGGGTTTAAGTGCCACTGGGCGGTGGCGGATTATTTGCAACGCGCTGCACGCCATTTAGCGTCGGCGACCGATTTGGCGCAGGCGGTGGCGGTGGGGGAAGCTGCGGCGCAATTGGCGGTGGCCGGCCAATCTGAAGTGATGATTACTGTCGAGCGTCTGAGTGATAAGCCGTACACTTGGGAAATCGGCGCAGTACCGCTGGCGATGGTCGCCAATGTCGAAAAGACCATGCCGCCCGAGTTTATCGATGCGCAAGGTTTTGGCATTACCGATCTGGCGCGACGTTATTTATCGCCCCTGATTCAGGGCGAAGCGCCACCGCCCTTTATCGATGGCTTGCCTGATTATGGGTTCTGGCAATGGCAGCTTGAAACTCCAAGGTTGCCTAGGTATAGTCAGGAAGTTTAA
- a CDS encoding MarC family NAAT transporter codes for MEKIIFEMFATVLATISALLPIANPLMTVAILPGMAAHLSDAEREAQVKRACIYMAAILVTFLLAGALIMDFFNISIPGLRIAGGLIVSYFGFDMLFAEPGDHEIAPDDKGSGKGKRDISFTPLAMPSLSGPGSIAVVISMSTGVHSQTALPVWLGYLTVVCGILLVAYISWLTLRASGKLYRFLGEDGINAISRIMGFLLICIGVQFVINGIGNLLHDPAFWPLAK; via the coding sequence ATGGAAAAAATAATCTTTGAAATGTTTGCTACCGTGCTGGCAACCATTTCGGCGCTGTTGCCCATTGCCAACCCTTTGATGACCGTCGCCATCCTGCCCGGCATGGCGGCGCATTTAAGTGACGCCGAGCGCGAAGCTCAGGTCAAACGCGCCTGCATCTATATGGCGGCGATTTTGGTGACCTTCCTACTGGCTGGCGCCTTAATCATGGACTTTTTCAATATCTCGATTCCCGGCTTGCGTATCGCAGGCGGCTTGATCGTCAGCTATTTTGGCTTTGACATGCTGTTTGCCGAGCCGGGTGATCATGAGATCGCGCCTGATGATAAAGGCAGCGGCAAAGGCAAGCGCGATATTTCTTTCACGCCCTTAGCCATGCCCTCGCTATCTGGCCCAGGCTCGATTGCCGTGGTCATTTCGATGTCGACTGGCGTGCATAGCCAAACTGCGTTGCCGGTTTGGCTCGGCTATTTGACGGTGGTATGCGGCATTTTACTGGTCGCCTATATTTCATGGCTGACCCTGCGTGCCTCGGGCAAACTCTATCGATTCTTGGGTGAAGATGGGATTAACGCCATTTCACGGATTATGGGCTTTTTGCTAATTTGTATCGGCGTGCAGTTTGTCATTAATGGCATCGGCAACCTGTTGCACGACCCTGCATTTTGGCCATTAGCGAAGTAA
- a CDS encoding PEP-CTERM sorting domain-containing protein → MKHTVVKAALIACLASISVAASAATFDLSTFSLSGTGSSSSSFASVSGTSSLTGNVVDLASFSWKFTAGDYLPFNDYGFFSTPSLGQVTLSNVATVGNYGNSGWKTYTFASAYTGQITFGVANALDTALPSTLQVAPVPEPETYALMGMGLVGLFAARRRKAKQA, encoded by the coding sequence ATGAAACACACTGTAGTTAAAGCAGCATTGATCGCTTGTTTGGCTTCCATCAGTGTTGCAGCTTCAGCTGCAACATTTGATCTGTCCACATTCTCACTCAGTGGCACAGGCTCAAGCAGCAGCAGTTTTGCATCAGTAAGCGGCACCTCCAGCCTGACTGGCAATGTGGTAGACCTAGCTTCATTTAGCTGGAAATTTACTGCAGGTGATTACTTACCATTTAATGACTATGGTTTTTTTAGCACCCCATCATTGGGTCAAGTAACGCTGTCAAATGTTGCGACTGTCGGCAACTATGGCAATTCTGGCTGGAAAACCTATACCTTTGCTTCTGCATACACAGGCCAAATCACGTTTGGTGTTGCCAATGCGTTAGACACTGCATTGCCATCAACCTTGCAAGTGGCCCCAGTACCAGAACCAGAAACCTACGCTTTGATGGGCATGGGTCTGGTTGGCCTGTTTGCTGCGCGTCGTCGCAAAGCAAAACAAGCTTAA